One part of the Candidatus Poribacteria bacterium genome encodes these proteins:
- a CDS encoding transposase — protein sequence AALNILKEGVASFALGEVSPIVLFNKIVGISVEASSPLLKTTNASA from the coding sequence ACGCTGCGCTGAATATCCTTAAGGAAGGGGTAGCTTCCTTTGCGTTAGGAGAAGTCAGTCCTATTGTTTTGTTTAACAAAATCGTAGGCATCTCCGTTGAAGCGAGTAGTCCGCTTCTGAAAACCACAAACGCTTCTGCTTAA
- a CDS encoding ABC transporter permease subunit gives MIFEVIKREFIDHISSLRFALTVLVLSALMVTNAVVHLGSHSERVRDYTEKVTNSVADLKSRETLYRLAQKGPVPLYKRPSSLNFIADGGASFLPDEIVEKQTWVKNVLGVELHNNWWLSYAPLRRSSADLRPKAPKIDWAFIVTYLLSFIPLLFTFDSLAGERERGTLRLCLANSISRPCLLLGKFLAAFIATAIPFIFAVLINLAIISGDSWTQLGAADWGRLGLVMLIAFCYAGIFIAIGLLVSARSQDSGVSLVMLLLIWMVVVAFMPSTLGSLSTKWMDPVETAQQYEARVQASVEQIDTDFRNRLAAIKEKRLEESNFFNRLMELAKTSPEKAQELAMSAYDTVNAEVDDEELYLISKYVQKDVEIRERLSREHLTAQITQVQRARILTRCSPASIVQYALESMAGTGLNRHLQFLEHVNRYAKVFRQFIVETDRSDSESLHLIGTREGMSKKPVSPSMLPIFEDSIRFQDTLNTAMTDIVLLLLLFGIFLSMAFLVFLRTAV, from the coding sequence ATGATATTTGAGGTAATCAAACGAGAATTCATTGATCATATCAGCAGCCTACGTTTTGCGTTAACGGTTTTAGTGCTCTCAGCATTAATGGTTACGAATGCCGTTGTGCATTTGGGGTCGCATTCGGAACGGGTGCGAGATTACACCGAAAAGGTTACTAACTCAGTGGCTGATTTGAAATCACGAGAGACCTTATACCGTCTGGCGCAAAAGGGACCTGTCCCACTGTATAAACGACCTTCATCCCTGAATTTCATCGCCGATGGGGGTGCCAGTTTTCTGCCGGATGAAATAGTCGAAAAGCAGACGTGGGTGAAAAATGTGCTCGGTGTCGAACTGCACAATAACTGGTGGCTGAGTTACGCCCCCTTGCGTCGAAGTTCAGCCGATCTTCGGCCGAAGGCTCCAAAGATAGATTGGGCATTTATAGTCACATATCTGCTGTCGTTTATTCCACTTTTATTCACATTTGATTCACTCGCTGGGGAGCGCGAACGCGGGACGCTGCGTTTGTGTTTAGCGAACTCGATTTCTCGCCCGTGCCTCTTATTAGGTAAATTTTTGGCGGCTTTTATAGCCACTGCTATCCCTTTCATCTTCGCTGTTTTAATTAATTTAGCGATAATTTCCGGCGATAGTTGGACCCAACTGGGGGCAGCCGACTGGGGACGTTTAGGTCTTGTGATGTTGATAGCGTTTTGCTATGCAGGGATTTTCATAGCGATAGGACTGCTGGTATCAGCGAGGAGTCAAGATAGCGGTGTGAGTTTGGTCATGTTGTTGTTGATCTGGATGGTCGTGGTGGCTTTTATGCCATCAACCCTTGGCAGCCTTTCTACAAAATGGATGGATCCGGTTGAAACGGCACAGCAATATGAGGCGAGGGTGCAAGCATCGGTCGAACAAATTGATACAGATTTCCGGAACCGATTAGCTGCTATTAAAGAGAAACGTTTAGAAGAGAGCAATTTTTTTAATCGGTTGATGGAACTTGCCAAGACGTCGCCTGAAAAGGCTCAAGAATTAGCAATGTCTGCGTACGATACAGTCAATGCTGAAGTCGATGACGAGGAACTATATCTTATATCCAAGTATGTTCAGAAAGATGTAGAGATTCGGGAACGCCTGAGCCGGGAGCATTTGACGGCACAAATAACGCAGGTACAGCGTGCGAGAATCTTAACAAGGTGCTCACCCGCGTCAATTGTCCAATACGCGCTTGAATCGATGGCAGGCACTGGATTAAACCGACATCTGCAATTTTTGGAACATGTGAATCGTTATGCGAAAGTATTTCGACAATTCATTGTAGAAACCGATAGATCGGATTCTGAAAGTCTTCACTTGATCGGTACGCGTGAGGGGATGTCGAAGAAACCTGTATCTCCGAGTATGCTCCCGATTTTTGAGGATTCGATTCGTTTTCAGGACACCTTGAACACAGCGATGACCGACATAGTGCTACTTCTTTTACTATTCGGTATATTTCTTTCAATGGCGTTTTTAGTATTTTTACGGACGGCAGTGTGA
- a CDS encoding ABC transporter permease subunit: MLRTLIRQELLTHLMSARFLAAVIITQLLIVTNTVVLIDVHKHRIADYNRQQRVHDQKISESETYSSLSLFIERPPNPMSLFSEGLDKQLGGTLEIYHGSVPMISDYTSESLDNPYLQLFASIDLIYIFQVMLSLLALLFAYDAIAGDLEKGTLRLVISHPVGRGSILLAKYVGALGSLMLPVLISLLMVLLLLSMSGSIELSGDDFLRIGGIVLTTVIYLSAFYLMGLLISTLNRRSSTSLMFCMFLWVFLVLIYPNWSRFAIDPVGDMRSEKLSVNQQLNQIWEEVDRTERQFLANSPLRGQPPTFNLNLSESEVSSAGGRHQTNCKLREESEHLVPHVQNFNKVIGTLQVRLAEKSGVVREQRLAAGDIKQAIWDERLMKLSPASLYRFTTSAWAGTDLKGMLDFIEAARGYRRSTLDYFYDKNAFGSREWFAADRQTADWWDLPRFKFQRVPALENVTRALPGTCVLVLINVVLFMGAFLWFLKIEV, from the coding sequence ATGTTAAGAACACTAATCCGGCAAGAGTTACTTACGCATCTAATGAGTGCTCGCTTTCTTGCGGCTGTCATTATAACACAGTTGCTTATAGTTACAAATACGGTTGTGCTGATAGATGTGCACAAGCACCGCATCGCGGATTATAATCGTCAACAGCGGGTTCATGACCAGAAAATCAGTGAATCAGAGACGTATTCCTCTCTGTCTCTGTTTATTGAGCGTCCGCCGAACCCTATGAGTCTTTTCAGTGAAGGTTTGGATAAGCAACTCGGTGGGACGTTAGAAATCTATCATGGGAGTGTCCCGATGATATCGGATTATACGTCCGAGAGTCTTGATAATCCGTATCTTCAACTTTTTGCGAGTATCGATTTAATTTATATCTTTCAAGTGATGTTGAGTTTGCTTGCCCTGCTGTTTGCGTATGATGCAATTGCTGGAGATTTAGAGAAAGGGACCTTACGACTGGTAATCTCGCACCCGGTAGGACGCGGTAGTATATTACTTGCGAAATATGTGGGAGCGTTAGGGAGTCTAATGCTCCCAGTGTTGATAAGCCTATTGATGGTTTTACTGCTTTTATCTATGTCGGGTTCGATTGAATTGTCTGGTGATGACTTTTTGCGGATTGGTGGGATTGTGTTGACGACTGTGATTTATTTATCTGCTTTCTACCTGATGGGTTTGTTGATATCAACGCTAAATCGGCGTTCCTCAACTTCACTGATGTTCTGTATGTTTTTGTGGGTGTTCTTGGTGCTGATTTATCCGAACTGGAGTCGATTTGCTATCGACCCTGTTGGTGATATGCGTTCAGAAAAGTTATCGGTCAATCAACAACTGAATCAGATTTGGGAAGAAGTTGACAGAACTGAGCGCCAGTTTTTAGCAAACAGTCCCCTGCGCGGGCAACCGCCGACGTTTAATTTGAATCTTTCTGAGTCCGAGGTTTCCAGTGCCGGAGGTCGTCATCAGACGAATTGCAAATTGAGAGAGGAATCGGAGCATCTTGTTCCTCATGTTCAAAATTTTAATAAGGTTATAGGGACGTTGCAAGTACGTTTGGCAGAGAAGTCGGGCGTGGTCAGAGAACAACGTTTGGCAGCAGGAGATATTAAACAAGCGATCTGGGACGAACGGTTGATGAAGTTAAGCCCAGCAAGCCTGTACAGGTTCACGACGTCTGCTTGGGCTGGCACGGATTTGAAGGGTATGCTCGATTTTATAGAAGCCGCTCGGGGGTATCGGCGTTCGACACTCGACTATTTTTATGATAAAAATGCGTTTGGGAGTCGTGAATGGTTTGCCGCGGATCGGCAGACAGCAGATTGGTGGGATTTGCCACGATTTAAATTTCAGCGGGTTCCTGCTTTAGAAAACGTGACCCGTGCGTTGCCCGGCACGTGTGTACTGGTGTTAATAAATGTTGTTCTGTTCATGGGTGCTTTTTTGTGGTTTCTGAAAATTGAGGTTTAA